A stretch of Carnobacteriaceae bacterium zg-C25 DNA encodes these proteins:
- the cls gene encoding cardiolipin synthase: protein MLWNILIALNVVIALTIIFREKRDVSSTWGWLVVLIGLPGVGLFFYMFIGKKISQDNIFDLKTEKELGLKSLANEQIELLEKNQLLRDDDPVSKELVNLFLTIDGSAYSKNNAVSIFYEGESLYEQILKDIENAKHHIHIQYYIFNNDTLGKRVMDALYQKAKQGVEVLVLYDALGSRTLRPSFFSRLKKYGGQAISFFGSKIPFVNLRMNNRNHRKNLVIDGRIGYTGGFNIGDEYLGQGKLGNWRDTHLRLSGHVVHDLQARFFIDWNAVVSLKEKKKYLPEYYPKLENIDGIPMQLVSSGPESDLDQIKLGYLKMISSAKKSIYLQTPYFIPDQSLSDAIEIAIASGVEVNIMIPCKPDHMVVYRATEYYAKWAANLGANIYIYTDGFLHSKVLVIDDAIASVGTANFDIRSFVLNFEMNVFIYDKHVASQLVEQFNEDKKKSIKGTPAYFKKQSLWKKLKQELSRLASPIL, encoded by the coding sequence ATGTTGTGGAATATATTAATTGCGTTAAATGTTGTTATCGCATTAACCATTATTTTTCGAGAAAAACGTGATGTGTCATCTACTTGGGGCTGGCTAGTTGTCTTAATTGGGCTTCCCGGTGTGGGATTATTCTTTTATATGTTTATCGGGAAAAAAATATCCCAAGATAATATTTTTGATTTGAAGACAGAGAAAGAATTGGGTTTAAAATCTCTGGCTAACGAACAAATCGAGTTGTTGGAAAAAAATCAGTTGCTTCGTGACGACGATCCCGTATCTAAAGAATTAGTCAATTTATTTTTAACGATTGATGGTTCAGCGTATTCTAAAAATAATGCGGTATCTATTTTTTACGAAGGTGAGTCTTTGTATGAACAAATTCTTAAAGATATTGAAAACGCGAAACATCACATTCATATTCAATATTATATTTTTAACAATGACACTTTAGGCAAACGTGTGATGGATGCGTTGTATCAAAAAGCAAAACAAGGTGTGGAAGTGCTTGTTTTGTACGATGCATTAGGTAGTCGTACGTTACGTCCGTCATTTTTTAGTCGATTAAAAAAATACGGTGGTCAAGCCATTTCGTTTTTCGGGTCTAAAATCCCATTTGTCAATTTGCGTATGAATAACCGAAATCACCGAAAAAATCTCGTGATTGATGGACGAATTGGCTATACCGGAGGCTTTAATATTGGTGATGAATATTTGGGACAAGGGAAACTCGGTAACTGGCGGGATACGCATTTGCGTCTATCTGGGCATGTTGTTCACGATTTACAAGCTCGCTTTTTCATTGATTGGAATGCGGTTGTGTCGCTAAAAGAAAAGAAAAAATATTTACCTGAATATTATCCAAAATTGGAAAATATAGACGGTATTCCGATGCAATTAGTATCGAGTGGACCAGAATCAGATTTAGACCAAATTAAATTGGGATACTTAAAGATGATTTCATCGGCTAAAAAAAGTATTTATTTACAGACACCCTATTTTATCCCCGATCAAAGTTTATCAGACGCCATAGAAATCGCCATCGCTTCTGGTGTAGAGGTGAACATTATGATTCCTTGTAAACCGGATCATATGGTGGTGTATCGTGCCACGGAATATTATGCGAAATGGGCAGCCAATTTAGGTGCTAACATTTATATTTACACCGACGGTTTTTTACATTCAAAAGTGCTTGTCATTGATGATGCGATTGCAAGTGTTGGGACGGCGAATTTTGATATTCGTAGTTTTGTGTTAAATTTTGAAATGAATGTGTTTATATACGATAAACACGTTGCGTCACAATTGGTTGAGCAATTTAATGAGGA
- a CDS encoding ATP-dependent RecD-like DNA helicase, translated as MKEISFKGTLEAVYFQNDSNYYKVLLINVDESDDDRIDDQIVVTGTFGQMHHDTQYTFVGHIVEHQKYGVQFKVTAYQQEEITSVKGLIYYFSSDRFSGIGTVLATRIVDTLGTKAIELISEQSELLKTIPGLTPKKRLMLIEQVQLDRGENQTLLDLLKFGFNDKEAFKIYQFYKDKAKVVIDNNPYQLLEIIEGLSFSKIDQLAEKLDFDANAIERLQGALYFVVKELSYRQGHTYFTPKTVLVYAIQLLEEARKEMINEQLLAQALAICGQSGVLIQDGERVALPSLYYAEQSIASRIKAIAKQEKYSYPEKDVDDAIQSVQKQLGVVYAPEQIAAIKQAIQSPISVLTGGPGTGKTTVLKGVVACFALLNDIPLHQSSKDKQTILLAAPTGRAAKRMSELIGLHATTLHRLLGIGLTGQDVSGVENEISELEGAFLVIDEMSMVDTWLMNWVVKAIPMGMSVLLVGDKDQLPSVGPGKVLKDILESHSVPVTQLVQVFRQNETSTIIPLAHSINHGELPVDFIQQKADRSYFECLPQQVQTVVQKVVVRALEKGYSIHDIQVLAPMYKGPAGIDALNVLIQSIANPPTPKKREINYFNKIFRVGDKVLQQVNVPEKSIFNGDMGKIVSILKTENGDEIVVQYDDNEVSYTANEFNQITLAYCCSIHKAQGSEFPLVILPMVKGYSRMLRRNLLYTAVTRSKQSIIFCGEFSAFQLATEQTGEERLTLLLERLSSNTVPVSNDNQPKTNKVSEASETDYRLYENMMLTIDAMIGMDGITPYQFMQEV; from the coding sequence ATGAAAGAAATATCATTTAAAGGAACGCTTGAAGCGGTCTATTTTCAAAATGATAGTAACTATTATAAAGTTTTATTAATCAATGTTGATGAAAGTGACGATGATAGAATTGATGATCAAATTGTAGTCACCGGAACATTTGGTCAAATGCACCATGACACACAATATACATTTGTTGGTCATATTGTTGAACATCAAAAATATGGGGTGCAGTTTAAAGTAACTGCGTATCAACAAGAAGAAATTACATCCGTTAAAGGTTTAATTTATTATTTTTCAAGTGATCGCTTTTCCGGTATTGGTACCGTATTAGCAACACGTATTGTGGATACGCTAGGTACAAAAGCAATCGAATTAATTAGTGAGCAATCCGAATTGTTAAAAACAATACCGGGGTTGACGCCAAAAAAACGGTTAATGTTAATTGAACAAGTGCAATTAGATCGAGGCGAAAATCAAACGTTACTCGACTTATTAAAATTTGGATTTAATGATAAAGAAGCGTTTAAAATTTATCAATTTTATAAAGATAAAGCAAAAGTTGTTATTGACAATAATCCGTATCAGTTGCTTGAAATTATCGAAGGATTAAGTTTTAGTAAAATCGATCAATTAGCTGAAAAATTAGATTTTGATGCCAATGCTATCGAACGGTTACAAGGTGCGTTGTATTTTGTTGTTAAAGAGTTGAGTTATCGACAAGGGCACACCTACTTTACACCGAAAACAGTATTAGTATATGCCATTCAATTGTTAGAAGAAGCACGTAAAGAAATGATTAATGAGCAATTGCTTGCTCAAGCTCTAGCAATATGTGGTCAATCGGGTGTACTCATTCAAGATGGTGAGCGAGTTGCCCTGCCTAGTTTATATTACGCTGAACAAAGTATTGCATCACGTATAAAAGCTATTGCCAAACAAGAAAAGTATAGCTATCCCGAAAAAGATGTCGATGACGCCATTCAAAGTGTTCAAAAACAATTAGGTGTTGTCTATGCCCCTGAACAAATTGCGGCGATTAAACAAGCCATTCAATCGCCAATTTCTGTTTTAACAGGTGGGCCGGGTACGGGGAAAACAACCGTTTTAAAAGGGGTTGTCGCCTGTTTTGCGTTGTTAAATGATATTCCGTTACACCAATCGTCTAAAGATAAACAAACCATTTTACTTGCAGCACCTACAGGAAGAGCGGCAAAACGAATGAGTGAATTAATCGGATTGCATGCAACAACATTACACCGGTTGCTCGGTATCGGATTAACGGGGCAAGACGTGTCTGGTGTTGAAAATGAGATTAGCGAATTAGAAGGCGCTTTTCTCGTAATTGATGAAATGTCAATGGTCGATACATGGCTCATGAATTGGGTCGTTAAAGCTATTCCAATGGGAATGAGTGTCTTACTCGTTGGAGATAAAGACCAATTACCATCGGTTGGACCAGGAAAAGTGCTCAAAGATATTTTGGAATCACATTCTGTTCCCGTTACACAACTGGTTCAAGTGTTTCGTCAAAATGAGACGTCTACAATTATCCCGCTAGCACACAGTATTAATCATGGTGAATTACCTGTTGATTTTATCCAGCAAAAAGCGGATCGCTCTTATTTTGAATGTCTGCCACAACAAGTGCAAACAGTCGTTCAAAAAGTCGTTGTGCGTGCACTTGAAAAAGGGTATTCCATTCATGATATTCAAGTGCTTGCACCAATGTATAAAGGGCCTGCAGGGATTGATGCGTTAAATGTATTGATTCAATCTATTGCGAATCCACCAACGCCAAAAAAACGAGAAATTAATTACTTTAATAAAATTTTTCGTGTTGGTGATAAAGTGTTGCAACAAGTCAACGTTCCTGAAAAAAGTATTTTTAATGGTGATATGGGAAAAATTGTGTCCATTTTAAAAACAGAAAATGGCGATGAAATTGTGGTTCAGTACGATGATAATGAAGTGAGTTATACGGCAAATGAATTTAATCAAATTACATTAGCGTATTGTTGCTCCATTCATAAAGCACAAGGTAGTGAGTTTCCGTTAGTGATTTTACCAATGGTAAAAGGGTATTCACGTATGTTACGTCGTAATTTGCTCTATACTGCGGTTACGCGTAGTAAACAGTCGATTATTTTTTGTGGTGAATTTTCGGCGTTTCAATTGGCGACAGAACAAACTGGAGAAGAGCGTTTGACGCTACTGTTAGAAAGATTGTCAAGTAATACGGTGCCTGTTTCAAACGATAACCAACCAAAAACAAACAAAGTAAGTGAAGCAAGTGAAACAGATTATCGCTTGTATGAAAATATGATGCTGACAATAGATGCTATGATTGGCATGGATGGCATAACGCCATATCAATTTATGCAGGAGGTGTAA
- a CDS encoding galactose mutarotase, with protein MKKTKFGTLGNESVYRYDLTNEKGYKVSVMNYGATLLAYEIPDKNGDFKNIVVSTPRFEEYINNSPRWSATIGPVAGRIANATFTLGDVVYTLEKNNGNHHLHGGSNGYEQVLFDVDSSDDTTVTFITHQKDMAQGYPGNIMFKVTYTLLENGELIIAYTVTTDKDTLMNPTNHSYFNLSGDVTKPIDEQVVTLKSTGYTVLDDDNIPTGEINCTDAFFEKLTKGVPLKDVFEDTHEQIATRNGIDHAFVLEQTTEQITIFDAMSGRQLHVTTQSPAVVLYTANGFDDVTFINGQKPVVHNGIAIETQVLPDAIHHSGFGNIVLKANETFTTQTHYIPSVVIEK; from the coding sequence ATGAAAAAAACAAAATTTGGAACGTTAGGTAATGAGAGCGTCTATCGTTATGACTTAACGAACGAAAAAGGGTATAAAGTATCTGTAATGAACTATGGAGCAACGTTGTTAGCGTACGAAATACCGGATAAAAATGGAGACTTTAAAAATATTGTCGTTTCCACACCGCGATTCGAAGAGTATATTAACAACTCTCCACGTTGGAGTGCGACCATCGGTCCTGTTGCCGGACGGATTGCCAATGCGACATTTACGCTTGGTGATGTGGTGTATACGCTTGAAAAAAATAATGGCAATCATCATTTACATGGTGGTAGCAACGGTTATGAGCAAGTGTTATTTGACGTAGACAGTAGCGACGACACAACGGTTACGTTTATCACACACCAAAAAGACATGGCGCAAGGGTATCCGGGCAATATTATGTTTAAAGTAACGTATACATTGCTGGAAAATGGCGAATTGATTATTGCGTACACCGTCACAACAGATAAAGACACATTAATGAATCCAACCAATCACAGTTATTTTAACTTGAGTGGTGATGTGACAAAACCAATTGATGAACAGGTTGTGACATTAAAATCAACAGGGTATACTGTTTTAGATGATGACAACATACCAACTGGGGAAATCAATTGTACCGATGCGTTTTTTGAAAAATTAACTAAAGGTGTGCCATTAAAAGATGTTTTTGAAGATACCCATGAACAAATTGCCACTCGAAATGGGATTGATCATGCGTTTGTTTTGGAACAAACGACTGAGCAAATTACTATTTTTGATGCAATGAGTGGGCGTCAATTGCATGTGACAACACAATCTCCAGCAGTCGTTTTATATACTGCTAACGGATTTGATGATGTTACTTTTATCAATGGTCAAAAACCAGTTGTACATAACGGTATAGCCATTGAAACACAAGTGCTACCCGATGCCATTCATCATAGTGGATTTGGTAATATTGTTTTAAAAGCAAACGAAACGTTTACGACACAAACACATTACATACCAAGTGTCGTTATAGAAAAATAA